The Aspergillus flavus chromosome 6, complete sequence nucleotide sequence ACTGGTGGCCTGGAGAGGAACACGAGCAGTTTACAGAATGGGCCATTTCGCAAGGGATTATTGCGAATGGAGTCGGGCCTGCGCGGTTTCCAGGTCGCGGTTTGGGAATGATAGCCACGCGAAATATAGAAGTATGCGATTGCTCTTCAGCCATCAGTGTCACTATCATCCGCATCAATGTAATCTAACCCTGACCTAGGAAGATGAAGCCATTGTGACCGTACCATTGAAAGCGATGCTAACCTCTGAGCGTATCCCGTCTTATTTCACCAGCAAATTCCCAGACGGGACACCCACCCATGCGCTATACGCTGCGTTTCTCACGAATGGCAATGCAGAAGACCTGGAAGAGTTCAACGCGTGGAGAAAGACCTGGCCTAGTCGCCAAGACTTCGAGGACAGTATGCCCATTTTGTGGTCAGAGTCTCTGCGCAACTACCTGCCACCGTCAATCTCGAGCCATTGGCATAGTATACAAAGCCGAGACAAGCTCCAGTACGAGACAACCCATCAGAATCTTCTTGCTCAGCAGGAACAAAGATTGCGCACGGCTTGGGATATCGTTGTGTCTATTTTCCCGGATACCGATTGGGAGACATTCTCATACCATTGGCTCATAGTGAACACGAGAAGCTTTTTCTATTTGATGCCCGGCCAGGAGCCACCCGAAGATCGAAATGACGCCATGGCCCTGCTGCCGTTTGCTGATTATTTTAATCATTCGGATGTTGCGGTACGTGAATACGATTCTATAAAGTGATATCTTTAACGCTGGCTTACTGTAATTGGGGTCATAGTGCAATGTAAAATTCGATGGTGAAAATTATGTTTTCCGAGCTACTAAACACTATGGTATGTACTGCAGTTGATCTGCTTCCACAGGCCTTCTGACCATGTGTCacagacgaaggagaagagataTACATGAGTTATGGACCTCATCCTAATGATTTCTTGTTTGCTGAATGTTAGTCACGAACATGTTCTGCTTCTTTCGGGCAGCCGGTTAACCACAACAGATGGCTTTTATCTTGATGAGAATGAGTCGGAAACATTATACCTCGAtgatataatattaaaggACCTTAGCACATCGCTACAAGAGGAACTGGAGTTCCAGCAGTACTATGGGTATGTTTACAAATTCCGGATGCCTTCCTAATTGGTCACTTTTGCCACAGACCACTTCGTCGATGTCTAACCTATACGCTCAGTAACTACCAATTAACGGCCACTGGCGTGTGCTACCGTACCGAGATTGCCGCGTGTATAAACTATATGCCACTGGAAAAGTGGCGGAACTATGTACTGGGTTATTCTGCCGAAGGTGccgacgagaagaagatggaggttATGATTCAAGGGTGGATAAGAGCGTATTCAAACGAAGCAGACACGGTAATCACCGCCCTTGAGAAAATCGAATCTAGCCAAGCGGACAAGAAAGATCATCAAAGGACAAAGATGCTGAGGAAGCGATGGACACAGATTAGGGACCTCTGTATTAAGGCCTCCGAAGCCGCGTCCTGTTAAAATAATAGGATTCATGAGATGGAATTGCGCATGGTATCACAAAAGTCGAATTCATTATATTGTACAGGTGTGAGAGCATGTTCAAATTTGGGGCTCTCGGAGCAGATCAATCGGAATGGCACCCGACTCTACCTGCTTCGTTTGGAGGCCTTTGGCGAGAACCAGGTGCTTTATCATATAATTCACGACACACTTGATACCAAGCTCCTCGCCCCTACGTACGATGTAACCATTCAAGTATTCGATTTCCGTAGGTTTTCGAGCCAGCACATCCTGTAACATCGAACTATGATTCTTGGCTGTCTTGTTAGCCAGCTGCACAACCATCATCCGCAGTCGCTCGGGAGAAAACCGGCTTTCAATTCCAGGAACGCCTTGCAGTTCGGGCAAAGCGCAGATGACGCTTGAGATCTCAATGAGGAGCAAGCGCATGATACGCGTGAAGCTATAGTTGTAAAGGAGTTCTCCGTTCTTGCAGTTCATGATCGCTGTCAATGGGTTGATTACACAGTTCAATGCGAGCTTCTCAAGCTGGTATAGCATCAGGGAGGATGGGGTTtccgcaacagcaacaagCGGTGGTGTGAGCGTCAGTGTGCGCAACAGGTATTTGGTACTCGGGGCCCAGTCGACATCCACTTTATTTGCTGGGGACACGGCATCTGCCGGTGGGACAGAACCCAAGATAGTTGTGCCAACGCCTGTGTGGCAGACTTGGAATGGCTCCTTCCTTCGCGCTAAACCGTGGGAGATAACACCACACATGTAGTGTGGACGTCGTCGGGGGTCCCGGAAAACTTTCTCATTGAGCTCTTCGATGATGCCCATTCCGTTTTGGAGGAACAGGATCGTTGAATCAGGCGTCAGGCGGCGCTTGACAGAGTCCATCGCCGCCACGGTCACTGGTCCTTTGACAGCAACGATTAGACACTCAATACGCTCGTCGGCAGGCTGCGCTAAGAGTTCCTCATTACCGACACCTTCGGTATGTTGGTCAATGCTGTCATTTCCATTCTCTGCTGTACCATCCTTATTCCAATACGGTACTGAGTACCATGTCTTGTCGTTCAGTACATTGACATCAAATCCCGTTTTTACATCATCCAGGCCATTAGTATTGATCGATAAGCATTTCTTCCTCTCTAACCAGGACCTATAAAGATTGGGATTGTGCATCAGAAGCGTAATAGGAGGCGGAGATGGCCGGCTGGCAAGAGAGTGAGCGACGAACGTTCCAACGTTCCCAATGCCCAGGACATGTATGCGGCCCGAGAGCCGGCGGTTGCCGCTATCTCTCGACGCTTCCTCGGCGTCCTGGTGCCATGTTGCCAGAGAACGAACGGTGCAACCGCGCTGAGCATCGCCTGCTGCAGAAAGGCAGAATTGGGAAATGCCAGTCCGCAAACGCGGACGGCGTCGTAGTATGGACAACACTTTGGAGGTATGGCGTGATATACAGATCAGATTGGTCTTCGGGATGCTCAAAGCCTAAGCAACAGTCACAGAATTGACTAGCTGTGCATTACAAGACAACACTTCCTCTATGAGTGACACAAAAAAcaattttttaaaaaattagtataaGTGGCTGCGAGGCTACAGGACCAAGTCGACAACCGCCGGGCTGCCCGATAAGATTAAGAACCTAGCTACTGACCGCCCTTGTCACCGCCTGGAGATAAAAAATTGATATTATCCGAGATATAACTCTCAGAATGCCGACAATCATCATTCAGAAGATGGACGCAACTGATTTATTGCCGCTGCTTGAGCAGCTGGACGATCATGTCGATGATTTGGAAGAAGCTCTGGCACCAGTCCTGAATAGTGCCATTACTGACACATCAAAGAAGCTTCCTGTGTTGGACAAGGCAAAGTTTCACGTTCTGATTACTTACGCCTTGGAATCTCTCATCTTCTGTACGATAATCTCGATCCTGACACTTACTTTGACATGCTAACGTGGTCGCAGCTTATTTACGTCTTCACGGCGTCAATGCTAAAGAGCATCCTGTGTTCCGAGAACTAACCAGAGTGAAGCAATACTTTGAGAAAATTAAGGCGCTAGAAGCAGAGCCAGAGCAGCGGACATTGACACTTGACAAGCAGGCTGCAAGTCGCTTCATCAAGCATGGTCTTGTATGTGCTTTTTACTCTTTGATCGTGTGGACCCTAGTACTAACGCCGTCAGGCCGGAAATGACAAATTCGATATGGAGCGCAAAGAACAACAAGCGAAGGAGAAGGCGCGTGCCCAGTTGAAGGCATCTTTATTAGCCAAGAAGGCGGTAGCAGCAGCACCTGAGAGCTCATCGAAGAAATCTGCGGACGATTCCGCATCTGGCTCAGACAGTGAGTCCGATAGTGGTGAAACAGCGAAGGCAACAACACAGTCCGGAGatttggcgaagaagagcaaagaGATGAAAGTAGATAAGACCGCCAAGCGTGAATCtgccaagaacaagaagaagcgcagCAAGGATGATCGCAAAGAGGAGCAAAAGGAacggagaaagaaaaagcaagaatCTCGGAAAGCAAGGAAGGCACAATGAACAACTTCAAACACTACACTATATCGTCTGACAGGGCTGAAGAGGAAATTTTTGTGTTGAGGTATGATCGGCTGGTTCCGATCTCTGAGTTTGCATTGAAGTCTCGGTGAGCCTTCACTGTCGCAAAATGCGTACGTCCCAGCACTTTTGTGCTTCTCTCCAAGTATATGGTAGAGGCGCTTCTATTGAACCCAACAATGGCTGCCTCATTCCATTATACAACTAGGGGTAATCTGTTGCGATATGTGTATCTACATGTACGACCTACGTGGATACCCCAGACACCGCGCACACGAGTCACAGGATGAACCCTGGCTCGTATAGCGAATGATCTAACAATGGTCGATTGGAAATATGCCCGAACTAGTTTTTTTTCAAAGAGATCAATCTCTTAAAAGTTACTTAGTTAATGAATAAATTAAGTAGCAAGTTGCATTTATCAATAATCATGAGCTACTTTCCCTGCCGTAAGCTTGAATCATAGGAGCAACTTAGCTTCCAATCTGTAGGTCAGGTAGAGAGAAACCAATATGAGTCAGAAACGACTATACCGAAGTCATAACTACATGCTACAAGTGTGAATATTCCAGTATGTTCCCTATATGAAGAGTCATCCAATGTAAAAATAGGTTCCTAAAGTCCGACGGACTTTAGGCAATGAGAGGAGCTGCCTGTATTGTAGTACATTAAATACTCAACAAACATGGCTCTAACGGCATTACTGGTCGTAATACTAATACCGCACATGGTTTTTGTCGGGAGAGCCCCTGCGGATCGTCGGGCCAATCGGGAGCGAGGAAATAGAGATCGGACTTTTCGACTTCTTCTCCGCCGACTTTCGAGTGTCTTCTTTTATATAACCCGTCCGTTCGCCATCAAACAGCTCTCTATCCCCACCCATCAAcattttctcattttccaACTCCTAAAACCACATCTATACTAATCAAGATGCCTCGTCAACGTCGTGGTGCCGCCCCTACCCCTGCGCGCAGCGCTCCCACCAGACCTACCGCCGCTCCCGCCAgacctgctgctgctccctCGGCCCAGCACTCCCAGCCTCACTCGACCGCTGCTCACCCCCAGTCGACTTCCCAGCAGGCCTATCCTCACCCTCCCCCCCAGGCTGCCCCCGTCCAGCAGAGCGCCGGACCCGGCCTGTTCGGCCAGATGGCCTCGACCGCTGCGTAAGTTCCCCCTCGGTCTTTCTATCAAAAAGCGCCTTTGGCGGAAGACAGTGAAAAAGACAATACCACTGCCTAGTCCACAAGACTACATTCTTTTAcataaagaaaatgaagagaaaagggaaacaagaCTAACATCAACCAGTGGTGTCGCAGTCGGCTCCTCCATCGGCCACGCCATCGGTGGTTTCTTCAGCGGCGGTTCCAGCGCCCCCGCCGAGGCCCAACAGGCAGCTCCCGCCGAGGCCCAGCCCATGGACACCGGACTGTGGCAGAGCAACACCGCCAACAGCTCCTATGGCAACCCTGCCTGCGAGACGGACGTTCGCAACTTCCGCCAGTGCATGGACGAGAACCAGGGCAACCTCAGCATTTGCGGATGGTACCTGGACCAGCTTGTATGTCTCCCTTCTAGAACGCTGGTACATGGTGGTTGTTACGGGTGCTAACTGGTATTACAGAAAGCTTGCCAGGCCGCTGCTAAGCCCTACTAAAGTTAATGTATTATGTTTCGCGCTGGGGGATATACTAAGGATGGGAATTCTGGGTTTGGAACCGGTTCAGTTTACGGACTTGATCGGGACGGTGCGAtgattggattggattggatATGGACTGTGTTTGCATAGCGGCGTAATATTCCTCTACTGTATACCACTTCCGTCGGGGTTGACCTGAtgacttttctttgttttaCCTTACATTTACTCACTTCCATCTGCTCAGAAGATAAGAGACAGATGAATATCTAAAGACAACTATTCCACTCTTCCATGGTCCTGGCTGTCCTGAATTAATTGAGTAGGCCTAACATTGTGCAGAAAGCGAGCATAACTATAGTCCAGTCTGCAACTGAAAGCGAAGGGTGACGCGTCACATACTAATATAATTCAAGGAATACGTACCATGCGATAGCTGTCAAAGCGAGAGATGAAACCGGCTACAGTATTAATTAAGCAAGAACCGTAAACACCCCAGCTATTACCACTCTGATCACCTGCCGCTGTCTTGTCGAGGCTCGAAATTAAGCTACACAAGTCAGTGGATCCACCCATGTTATAGCTTTAGACCACGTGGGATGTTTAAATTACGTACCTGATTTCCATTGTAGAATTGGCTATCATTCTGTTCATTGCGTTGGTCTCTCAGAGTCCGGATAATAGGACCTCTCGATGAAGATGGCCGTGGCCTAGATGCGCCATCGCCAGACGGAGACGGAGAAGATGTGCTGGCCTGGGAGGTCGCAGACGGACTCGGAGTTGGTTGACCATAGCCAAAGAAGGAGCCTACAAGACCCGTGGCGGTGCCAACCGCAGAGGATACAAGTCCATATGCAGACGATACAGCCCGGGCCGGTAAGCTGGATCCAGTGGCCGAATAGGCCTCCGTATACGTATTGATCGGGACCATTACAAGATTTGCCGTGGAGCCTAGTCCGAGCTCTGCGAGCGtctgttcttcctcggcgATAGTAAGCGTCCGATTCGGCAGGGGAGTCAGGATGTGTTTGAGATTATATGGGCGCTTTTCATCCCCAGGCTGACTGTCAATCCAAGGACGGACATCTCCACGGATGGTTTGCGAAGGTGAAAAGCTGGATCGGATGGAACTTCCATCGAACAGACGGACTTGAAGTCGATATTGTTTGGGCGGTGTTGGGGCTTGCGGTTTGCGCTCATCTGCGGGTGTGTTGGTTCTTTCGACGGATGCACTGCGTTTCGTAGCTTTCGTTTCTGGCTCCTTCTGCTCTTCCGTGCTATCTTTGGGTTTGCCTATTCCTTGTGGTTTCGGCGTTTCTTGCTTCTTTGGCTGGGGTTTTTGTGCCTGGCTAGGTGTTTCTACTCTGTACGTCCTCCCGCCGGCACGTAGACTGTTATATTCCAGTTGATCTGGTCGCCTTTGCGATCCAGTTACTGGCGGCTCAGTTGAAGCTGGCGCTCGCGCCGGGACAGCGGCGGCAGGAGCTGGTGAAGGTTCAGACTGCGGTGCAGTCGCAGACGCTGTGTGTGAACTGGTGGATGGGTTCGCAGTATGGCCCTGAGCACCCTGCGCCGGTGAGTTCAGACTGGGCTGCGTGGTCGGTTTACTGTCCTCTAGAACAGCCTTCAGCCGACTATGAAAGTCATCCTTCGAGATATCCGGCACAAGATATTCCCGCAGCATTCCATTCCTACACAACAGTCAATCAGAAGCCCAACAACCCTAATGCCTGAGAAGGTCTTCACACATACTTGATCACCACAACAGCAGGGAATTTCGTTACGGGACAAAAGGACGTCAAGAATGTAGCTTCTTGGGAATCCTTGGTGAGTCGCAACAGGACAGATCTCGATCCGAGTAATTGCGCAAACTATGTCCCACCAGCGATTAGCGGACACATACGAAGGACAACTAGAAGTAGAGCTGAGGCAAATCCATACATCCTTGTCAGCGAAATAATCCTCTTCCCAGAGGTTACTTGTTTGGTCATTATCTGTTGAAAATACATCCAGCTGGTTAGCAAGTGGATAACGGTGGAGCTCATCTGATGTATGTCTCGATGTATGCGTTCGTAGAAATCACAGCAGACACACCTCGAACAAAGCATATTACCGCTTTAGCTTGCGAGACCGCTAAAGCGATACCTTCCTGCAGAGTTCCAGAAAAGAACATTGTAACCTAGCGCTGTCAAAAGCGATGTATGAAGTATGGATCGTAAGTAAAGCGATAGCTTTAACTCCGTCGGGGAAAACAAGGCCGTTGCCGATCACGAGCCCCTCGGGACTCAATTCGACGTCAGTTCGAACGTTTGaattgttctttttttcgcACACACTTTCCGCCGCCCAGACTAAACAGCAATTGGCTCTGCGATCAGGACAAGTGAAACCACTCGTCCCAATTGACCATGCGGTCGATCTTTTCGGTCCTGCAACGGGCCGCAGCAACCTCATGGCAGCCGCCAATCGCCGCGTCGATTCGGGGTCCCCGGATGGCGTTCAAGCTGGATTCGATTTGCGCCAGATGTCGTCGTCAACAGATTCGGTTTTATAGCAAGCAGTTGGCGGATGATCCACGATGGTTGTCGGTTGTGGATCATCCTGCGCAAATTGTTCGTACTGGTCGTAAACATGGACCAGGTTTGATTATCTTAGGTATGGTAGAATCATTGATCATTCATACTTACAAACAAGTAGCTGCTGGTAAAGGCTGGCAGGACACTAATGAAATGTATTCTCTTTATAGCTCTAATCCCTATTATCTCATTCGCGCTCGGCACCTGGCAAATTCAGCGTCTCGACTGGAAGACCAAGCTGATCGCAAAATAT carries:
- a CDS encoding putative SET domain-containing protein (hypothetical protein Ao3042_05894) translates to MNPNWWPGEEHEQFTEWAISQGIIANGVGPARFPGRGLGMIATRNIEEDEAIVTVPLKAMLTSERIPSYFTSKFPDGTPTHALYAAFLTNGNAEDLEEFNAWRKTWPSRQDFEDSMPILWSESLRNYLPPSISSHWHSIQSRDKLQYETTHQNLLAQQEQRLRTAWDIVVSIFPDTDWETFSYHWLIVNTRSFFYLMPGQEPPEDRNDAMALLPFADYFNHSDVACNVKFDGENYVFRATKHYDEGEEIYMSYGPHPNDFLFAEYGFYLDENESETLYLDDIILKDLSTSLQEELEFQQYYGPLRRCLTYTLSNYQLTATGVCYRTEIAACINYMPLEKWRNYVLGYSAEGADEKKMEVMIQGWIRAYSNEADTVITALEKIESSQADKKDHQRTKMLRKRWTQIRDLCIKASEAASC
- a CDS encoding putative 2-dehydropantoate 2-reductase (unnamed protein product), giving the protein MHNPNLYRSWLERKKCLSINTNGLDDVKTGFDVNVLNDKTWYSVPYWNKDGTAENGNDSIDQHTEGVGNEELLAQPADERIECLIVAVKGPVTVAAMDSVKRRLTPDSTILFLQNGMGIIEELNEKVFRDPRRRPHYMCGVISHGLARRKEPFQVCHTGVGTTILGSVPPADAVSPANKVDVDWAPSTKYLLRTLTLTPPLVAVAETPSSLMLYQLEKLALNCVINPLTAIMNCKNGELLYNYSFTRIMRLLLIEISSVICALPELQGVPGIESRFSPERLRMMVVQLANKTAKNHSSMLQDVLARKPTEIEYLNGYIVRRGEELGIKCVVNYMIKHLVLAKGLQTKQVESGAIPIDLLREPQI
- a CDS encoding exosome-associated protein, with amino-acid sequence MPTIIIQKMDATDLLPLLEQLDDHVDDLEEALAPVLNSAITDTSKKLPVLDKAKFHVLITYALESLIFSYLRLHGVNAKEHPVFRELTRVKQYFEKIKALEAEPEQRTLTLDKQAASRFIKHGLAGNDKFDMERKEQQAKEKARAQLKASLLAKKAVAAAPESSSKKSADDSASGSDSESDSGETAKATTQSGDLAKKSKEMKVDKTAKRESAKNKKKRSKDDRKEEQKERRKKKQESRKARKAQ
- a CDS encoding CHCH domain protein, whose amino-acid sequence is MPRQRRGAAPTPARSAPTRPTAAPARPAAAPSAQHSQPHSTAAHPQSTSQQAYPHPPPQAAPVQQSAGPGLFGQMASTAAGVAVGSSIGHAIGGFFSGGSSAPAEAQQAAPAEAQPMDTGLWQSNTANSSYGNPACETDVRNFRQCMDENQGNLSICGWYLDQLKACQAAAKPY